TTAGGTCGAGTTTGGTTTTGATTTTCGTTCCTCTTTTGATTGTTTTTTTGAAGGGTGTATTTGATATGTGCAGGGATGTTCCTTTGAATTTCTTTAATTGTTTCATTGGTGGACACCTCCTTTTGTTGGAGTTCAAATCTTATTTTAGGGTGTCCACCTTCTTTCTGAACTTCAACAGAGCTACGGGCGCACAGACAAAAGGTAAAATAGGCTTCACAATTAGTCATGTCAACCGTAGGAGGTAAGAATGCTGAGATTCCTCACAGCCGGAGAGAGCCACGGAAAGGGGATATTTGCCTATTTGGAGGGAATTCCGGCAAACTTTCAGATAGATTTTGAATTTATAAACGGGGAGCTCTCCCGCCGCCAAAGGGGGTACGGCAGGGGAGGAAGGATGAAAATTGAAAGGGACAGAGTTGACTTTTTGTCGGGTGTAAGGTTGGGTAGAACTTTGGGAAGTCCTATTCTAATGGCAGTATGGAACAGGGACTACAAGAACTGGGAAGATATTATGAAATCTGAACCTGGGGAGCTCCCTGAAGATAGAAAGGTAACAAGACCCCGCCCCGGACATGCAGACCTTTCCGGGGTTCTGAAGTACGGATTTAACGACGTTAGGAACGTCCTTGAGAGGTCCTCAGCCAGGGAAACTGCAGGGAGAGTTGCAGCCGGAGCCCTCTGTAAGAACGTTTTAAGGGAGTTGGGCGTAGAGATTGGAAGTTACGTAGTCTCCATAGGGAGGGTTGGAGTTCCAAAGGAGCTCTATGAGGACCTTCCGTTCAAGGAGAGGTTTGAGAATGCTGAAAGGTCTGAGGTGAGAATTCCCGTTTTAGACCCCTCACTTGAGGAGGAGTTTAAGAGGGAGATTGACTCTGCAAGGAAGTCTGGGGAGAGTTTGGGCGGAATTTTTGAGGTCTTTGCCTTGGGTTTACCCCCAGGGATAGGAAGCCATACCCAGTGGGACAGGAGGTTGGATGGAAGGTTGGCCCAATCTGTTGTTTCAATACAGGCCATAAAGGGGGTGGAGTTTGGAGCAGGCTTTGAGGCAGGAAGACTACCAGGTTCTTTCGTTCACGATGAGATTTTCTACTCTGAAGGTAGGGGATTCTACAGGGAGACAAATCGGGCAGGGGGATTGGAAGGTGGTATGACAAACGGTGAGCCCATCGTCCTGAGGGCCGTTATGAAGCCCATACCTACACTTTACAGTCCATTAAGGAGTGTTGATATTAAAACTAAGGAGCCGTTTGAGGCATCAATTGAGCGTTCCGACGTCTGTGCCGTTCCTGCAGCTTCTGTTGTTGCTGAGTCAATGGTTGCAATAACCCTACTTTCGGCAGTACTTGAGGAGTTTCCGTCCTCAAACTTTGATAGACTAAAGGTAGCTTGGGAGCTCTACAGGAGAGAAGTTAAAAACTTTTAGGAGGTTGAAGGTGTTTGAGGAGCTAAAGGATTCTGTCGTTTTGGTTACCGGAGGAACGAGGGGAATAGGTAGGGCAATAGCAGAGAGGTTTAAAAGTGTCGGGGCGAAGGTTTATATAACAGGAACGAACGATGAGAGAACTAAAACAGCTGCAGAAGAGATTGGCGTGAATGGATTTAAGATGGACGTTACGGACAGAGAGGAGGTAAAAAGAGTAGTAAGTGAGATTCTTGAATTGGAAGGGAGGATAGATGTCCTTATAAACAATGCAGGTATTACGAGGGATACCCTGTTTATTAGAATGAAGGATGAGGATTGGGACAGGGTCACCGATACCAACCTAAACGGCGTTTACAACGTTACAAGGGCTGTCGTTCCGTCAATGGTGAAAAAGAGGAAAGGAAACATCATAAATATCTCATCTGTTGTTGGTTTTACCGGAAACGTCGGGCAGGTTAACTACTCTGCTACAAAGTCGGCCCTCGTGGGCTTTACAAAGTCGCTGGCAAAGGAGTTGGGAGGAAGGGGAATTCGTGTAAACTGTGTAGCTCCAGGTTACATAACTACGGACATGACAAAGTCCATTCCCGATAAAATTAAGGAGGAGCTCCTAAAGTCAATTCCTCTAAGGAGGGAAGGAGAGCCGAGGGAGATTGCCGATGTTTGCCTCTTCTTGGCTTCTAATATGGCCTCCTACATTACAGGAACTGTAATTCACGTAAACGGTGGACTTTTTTAATCCTGAGATTATAATTCCAGATTTGACAATTAAAACTTAACGGGAGGTTGAAATGGAAAACATTGAAGAAAAGGTAAAGGAAATCATAGCGGATAGGTTGGGTGTTGACCCAGATGAAGTTACTCCTGATGCATCATTCATTGAAGACCTTGGAGCAGATTCCCTTGATACAGTTGAACTCGTCATGGCTCTTGAGGAGGAGTTTGGAATTGAGATTCCCGACGAGGATGCAGAGAACATTAAAACCGTTGGAGACGCAATAGAGTACATCAAGAGCCACCTCTAATTTTCAATCTCTTTTGATACCAAATGAAAGCCCCTTCTCGGGGCTTTTTAATTTTGACTTAACTCAAACCCTTTCCAACTAAATCCACCTACTTTTAGCTTAAACCACAGTTTAGGAGTTATTTATGGCTTTAATCAGAAAAGAAGACTTACCAAAGGTTGGTTATCAGGGAATGAACTTTGTTCATGAAAAGGAGCTTGATATTCTAAATGAGCTCTATGACTCACTTAAATCGGGAAGTAGTTTAGAGGAAATAGATAAGCTCTTTGAGGCCTTCATAAGGGACGTTGAGGAGCACTTTGCCTATGAAGAAGACCTTATGAGAAAAGCCTACTTCTTTGCATACGACTGCCACTCTGGTGAGCATAGGAGGGTTCTTGAAGAGCTCTACAACCTAAGGAAAAAGTGGAGAAAAGAGAAAAATCCGGAAATTCTCATTGACTACTTTGAAAATACCTTTAAGCCCTGGATAGAGGAACACATCCTAACAATGGATACAGTTACTGCTGGATGGCTTTTAAGAGTTATGGGTGGAATTCCCGTTTAACAACGTTGACGACTGCTACTGCAAACTCCCT
Above is a genomic segment from Balnearium lithotrophicum containing:
- the aroC gene encoding chorismate synthase produces the protein MLRFLTAGESHGKGIFAYLEGIPANFQIDFEFINGELSRRQRGYGRGGRMKIERDRVDFLSGVRLGRTLGSPILMAVWNRDYKNWEDIMKSEPGELPEDRKVTRPRPGHADLSGVLKYGFNDVRNVLERSSARETAGRVAAGALCKNVLRELGVEIGSYVVSIGRVGVPKELYEDLPFKERFENAERSEVRIPVLDPSLEEEFKREIDSARKSGESLGGIFEVFALGLPPGIGSHTQWDRRLDGRLAQSVVSIQAIKGVEFGAGFEAGRLPGSFVHDEIFYSEGRGFYRETNRAGGLEGGMTNGEPIVLRAVMKPIPTLYSPLRSVDIKTKEPFEASIERSDVCAVPAASVVAESMVAITLLSAVLEEFPSSNFDRLKVAWELYRREVKNF
- the fabG gene encoding 3-oxoacyl-[acyl-carrier-protein] reductase, yielding MFEELKDSVVLVTGGTRGIGRAIAERFKSVGAKVYITGTNDERTKTAAEEIGVNGFKMDVTDREEVKRVVSEILELEGRIDVLINNAGITRDTLFIRMKDEDWDRVTDTNLNGVYNVTRAVVPSMVKKRKGNIINISSVVGFTGNVGQVNYSATKSALVGFTKSLAKELGGRGIRVNCVAPGYITTDMTKSIPDKIKEELLKSIPLRREGEPREIADVCLFLASNMASYITGTVIHVNGGLF
- the acpP gene encoding acyl carrier protein — its product is MENIEEKVKEIIADRLGVDPDEVTPDASFIEDLGADSLDTVELVMALEEEFGIEIPDEDAENIKTVGDAIEYIKSHL
- a CDS encoding bacteriohemerythrin, which translates into the protein MALIRKEDLPKVGYQGMNFVHEKELDILNELYDSLKSGSSLEEIDKLFEAFIRDVEEHFAYEEDLMRKAYFFAYDCHSGEHRRVLEELYNLRKKWRKEKNPEILIDYFENTFKPWIEEHILTMDTVTAGWLLRVMGGIPV